Proteins encoded together in one Wolbachia endosymbiont of Menacanthus eurysternus window:
- a CDS encoding 2-oxoglutarate dehydrogenase E1 component: MLSLDCFYSDNAEFIEEMYNRYLQNDKSIGRDWHRIFSENLEVSQMKCYNNIRDVIKDRNLDSTKLVSLFRLYGHFFANLNPLSSYVNEEINFQKYSGFSSKCDTGIYRNIYCKDIGFEFMHISSYEEREWLQEKIENQAYTLSSQRKKEIFECLIESEMFEQFLHIKFPGYKRFSIEGSESVIIAIEKIISDSVVFGVEEVVLGMTHRGRLSVLAKVMGKEYAEILSEFQDNIVYSRDLGISGDVKYHLGYSSDRVLTNGKKIHLSLCYNPSHLEAITPVLLGRVRAKQNTKSVLGISIHGDAALTGQGVFAETLMLGNIDGYKVNGVIHIVINNQIGFTTASHRTRSSFYCTDIIKSIESPVFHVNGDDPEAVSFVASLAMEYRQKFQKDVMIDIICYRRYGHNEGDEPSFTQPIMYKTISKHRTLGELYEMKLVLEKVLSIDEVNKLRSEFKIKLNESFIKSVAYIVKKPDWFYGVWSKFRRAKLNDLSEYYTYSGVELDKLKRLGIQINSNIPNNFNINHKVKKILDRRMCSISSGHNIDWATAESLAFASLLMEGVRVRLSGQDSGRGTFSHRHLKIVDQMTEEIFVPLNNIDENQARFDIIDSALSEYAAMGFEYGYSLDSPHSLILWEGQFGDFANGAQIVIDQFIVSSETKWLRSSGLVLLLPHGYEGQGPEHSSARIERFLQLCAEDNIQVVNCSTPANYFHVLRRQIHRDFRKPLIVFTPKSLLRHKKVISNLSDFNGEFLALIPEHRIDLVSDDKIRKVIICSGKIYFDIIEACEQKKINDIAVIRLEQFYPFPTDKLSTELKKYKNARVIWCQEEPKNMGGWFFVNPLIGDILSNFDIQMKRDYGCIARPAAASPACGYTSIHNQQQEEILKQVIQYI; the protein is encoded by the coding sequence ATGCTGAGTTTAGATTGTTTTTATAGCGATAATGCTGAGTTTATAGAGGAAATGTATAATCGTTATTTACAAAACGATAAGTCAATTGGAAGAGATTGGCATAGAATATTTTCAGAAAATTTAGAAGTGAGTCAGATGAAATGTTATAATAACATACGGGACGTAATTAAGGATAGAAATTTAGATTCTACTAAACTAGTAAGTCTTTTTAGACTTTATGGTCATTTTTTTGCAAATCTTAATCCATTGTCGTCTTATGTGAACGAAGAAATAAATTTTCAGAAGTATTCTGGTTTTTCTTCAAAGTGTGACACTGGGATATATAGGAATATTTATTGTAAGGATATTGGTTTTGAATTTATGCATATTTCTTCCTATGAAGAGAGAGAGTGGTTACAGGAAAAAATTGAAAATCAAGCTTATACTTTAAGTTCTCAGCGCAAAAAGGAAATATTTGAATGTTTAATTGAATCTGAGATGTTTGAGCAGTTTCTTCATATAAAGTTTCCTGGATATAAACGTTTTTCTATTGAAGGAAGTGAGTCAGTTATTATTGCAATTGAAAAAATTATTAGTGACTCTGTAGTTTTTGGCGTTGAAGAAGTGGTTCTTGGTATGACTCATCGTGGACGACTTAGTGTTTTAGCTAAGGTTATGGGAAAAGAATATGCAGAAATATTATCTGAATTTCAGGATAATATTGTATATTCAAGAGATCTTGGGATATCTGGCGATGTTAAATATCATCTCGGTTATTCTTCTGATAGAGTACTTACTAATGGTAAGAAAATACATTTGAGTTTGTGTTATAATCCGTCTCATCTTGAAGCTATAACACCAGTTTTACTTGGAAGAGTAAGAGCAAAGCAAAATACAAAATCTGTACTTGGAATATCGATTCATGGTGATGCAGCTCTAACTGGTCAAGGTGTATTTGCTGAAACTCTGATGTTAGGTAACATTGATGGTTATAAGGTGAATGGGGTTATACATATTGTTATTAATAACCAAATTGGTTTTACTACAGCATCACATCGTACACGATCATCTTTTTATTGTACTGATATAATTAAATCTATAGAATCTCCAGTATTTCACGTTAATGGTGATGATCCTGAAGCTGTGAGTTTTGTCGCAAGTTTGGCGATGGAATATAGGCAAAAATTTCAAAAAGACGTGATGATTGATATAATATGTTATCGTAGATATGGTCATAACGAAGGAGACGAACCAAGTTTTACTCAGCCGATTATGTATAAAACAATATCGAAACATAGAACTTTAGGGGAGTTGTATGAGATGAAATTAGTTTTAGAAAAAGTGTTGAGTATTGATGAAGTAAATAAGTTACGTAGTGAATTTAAGATAAAATTAAATGAAAGTTTTATTAAATCAGTAGCTTATATCGTTAAAAAACCAGATTGGTTTTATGGTGTTTGGTCGAAGTTTAGAAGAGCAAAATTGAATGATTTAAGTGAATATTACACGTATTCTGGTGTTGAATTAGATAAGTTAAAAAGACTTGGTATACAAATAAATAGTAATATTCCTAATAATTTTAATATTAATCATAAAGTTAAAAAAATTCTTGATAGAAGAATGTGCAGTATAAGTTCTGGTCACAATATAGATTGGGCTACAGCTGAAAGTCTTGCATTTGCATCCTTACTTATGGAAGGAGTGAGAGTCCGTTTATCTGGACAAGATTCTGGACGTGGTACTTTTTCGCATCGTCATTTAAAGATTGTTGATCAAATGACAGAAGAAATATTTGTTCCATTGAATAATATAGATGAAAATCAGGCTCGTTTTGATATCATAGATAGTGCTTTATCTGAATATGCTGCGATGGGCTTTGAGTATGGATATAGTCTTGACTCTCCGCACTCACTTATATTATGGGAAGGACAATTTGGTGATTTTGCAAATGGTGCGCAAATAGTGATTGATCAATTTATTGTATCTTCAGAAACAAAGTGGCTGCGGTCAAGCGGTTTGGTTTTATTATTACCTCATGGTTACGAGGGACAAGGACCAGAACACAGTTCTGCACGTATAGAAAGGTTTTTACAACTTTGCGCAGAAGACAATATTCAAGTAGTTAACTGTTCTACTCCAGCAAATTATTTTCATGTTTTACGTCGGCAAATTCATCGTGATTTTCGTAAACCCTTAATAGTATTTACACCTAAATCATTGTTACGTCATAAGAAAGTAATTTCTAATTTATCTGATTTTAATGGGGAATTTCTCGCATTAATTCCAGAACATAGAATAGATTTAGTTTCAGATGATAAAATACGTAAAGTAATAATATGTAGCGGTAAAATTTATTTCGATATAATCGAAGCATGTGAACAAAAAAAAATAAACGATATAGCAGTAATACGTTTAGAGCAGTTTTATCCATTTCCTACTGACAAATTAAGTACTGAGCTTAAAAAGTATAAAAATGCTAGGGTTATATGGTGCCAGGAAGAACCAAAAAATATGGGGGGGTGGTTTTTCGTTAATCCATTGATAGGTGATATATTATCTAATTTTGATATTCAGATGAAAAGAGATTATGGATGTATTGCAAGGCCTGCTGCTGCATCTCCTGCATGTGGATATACTAGTATTCATAATCAACAGCAAGAAGAAATTTTAAAGCAGGTTATACAGTATATTTAA